In Ectothiorhodospira sp. BSL-9, a single window of DNA contains:
- a CDS encoding TonB-dependent receptor: MSPLPLGGSHQVTSGSAFNPDISVIVDTVYFNEFSGDVDEPAGFEGGHSHGHGHDHGHGLDDGFNLREIELAFSASVDNYFDAFVMLALDEHNIEVEEAYATTRNLPAGLQIKAGKFLSDIGYINSQHPHDWAFVDRPLVNEFLFGDHGLQEKGVQLTWMPNTPFYSRFGIELLQGETSGIAAHEGSGRVSHVTVLPGELGHQLDSDHNPDRPARQRWRDDTPFDDVSGPRLITGFAKFGPDLGYDHAAQFGLSYGYARAFQRDDLHSSLRYETWDGDAWFAGVDAVYKYDAGRSHGQGDLTLQGEYFYREIDADFREFRFSGVNNGALEETKYLSRKSKQDGLYLQGVYGVAPRWQLGLRAEALGLTNDNAQVEDDGFASFGTSYRYAGNVTFRPTEFSMLRGQVNRSDFATENGEDGDGWSFMLQFQMALGVHGAHEF, translated from the coding sequence ATGTCGCCGTTACCCTTGGGAGGCAGCCATCAGGTGACCTCCGGATCGGCCTTCAACCCGGACATTTCCGTCATTGTCGATACCGTTTATTTCAATGAATTCAGCGGTGATGTGGATGAGCCCGCAGGGTTCGAGGGCGGGCATAGTCACGGGCATGGCCATGATCACGGGCACGGCCTGGATGATGGTTTCAACCTGCGCGAGATTGAACTGGCCTTCAGTGCTTCGGTGGATAATTACTTCGACGCCTTCGTGATGCTGGCCCTGGATGAGCACAACATCGAGGTGGAGGAGGCCTATGCCACCACCCGCAACCTCCCTGCGGGCCTGCAGATCAAGGCGGGCAAGTTCCTCTCCGACATTGGCTACATCAACTCCCAGCACCCCCACGACTGGGCCTTCGTGGATCGGCCACTGGTGAATGAATTCCTCTTTGGCGATCACGGCCTGCAGGAGAAGGGGGTGCAGTTGACGTGGATGCCGAATACGCCGTTTTACAGTCGGTTTGGTATTGAGTTATTGCAGGGGGAAACCAGCGGCATTGCCGCCCATGAGGGCAGCGGCCGGGTGTCCCATGTGACCGTGTTGCCGGGAGAGTTGGGCCATCAACTGGACTCCGACCACAATCCAGATAGACCGGCGCGCCAGCGCTGGCGCGATGACACCCCCTTCGATGATGTCTCGGGTCCGCGCCTGATCACCGGCTTTGCCAAGTTCGGTCCGGATCTGGGCTATGACCATGCCGCCCAGTTCGGCCTCTCCTACGGCTATGCCCGTGCCTTCCAGCGGGATGATCTCCATTCCAGCCTGCGCTACGAGACCTGGGACGGTGATGCCTGGTTCGCTGGTGTGGACGCGGTGTACAAATATGATGCTGGTCGTTCCCATGGGCAGGGCGATCTGACGCTCCAGGGCGAATACTTTTATCGCGAGATTGATGCAGACTTCCGCGAGTTCCGATTCTCGGGGGTCAACAATGGGGCGCTGGAGGAGACCAAGTACCTGTCCCGCAAGTCCAAGCAGGATGGTCTGTACCTTCAAGGCGTCTATGGCGTGGCTCCACGCTGGCAACTGGGTCTGCGGGCCGAGGCCCTGGGCCTGACCAATGACAATGCCCAGGTCGAGGATGATGGATTCGCCTCCTTCGGCACCTCCTACCGCTACGCCGGCAACGTCACCTTCCGCCCCACCGAGTTTTCCATGCTGCGGGGCCAGGTGAACCGTTCCGACTTTGCCACCGAAAACGGCGAGGACGGCGACGGCTGGTCCTTCATGCTGCAGTTCCAGATGGCGCTCGGCGTACACGGTGCTCACGAATTCTAA
- a CDS encoding ATP-binding cassette domain-containing protein, with amino-acid sequence MTSEALLRCDGVVAGYEHPVVGPATFELFRGEVLGLLGSNGAGKSTLIKAITGHARIFRGRLQTAPGIELAHHRQQPVRPPECPLSGHDLVRLTGASRQVPPPEISRLLDGRVDQLSGGQFQILQIWACLGSAADVVLLDEPTNNLDPATMDALVNLIRKDQAGRTLLVVSHEASFIDAICSRVVSVSV; translated from the coding sequence ATGACGAGCGAAGCCTTACTACGGTGCGACGGGGTCGTCGCCGGGTATGAACACCCGGTGGTCGGCCCCGCCACCTTTGAACTCTTTCGCGGCGAGGTGCTGGGCCTTCTGGGGAGCAACGGGGCAGGCAAGTCCACGCTCATCAAGGCCATCACCGGACATGCCAGGATCTTTCGGGGGCGGTTGCAGACCGCGCCGGGCATCGAGCTGGCGCATCACCGCCAGCAGCCGGTGCGACCGCCTGAATGCCCCCTGTCCGGTCATGACCTGGTGAGGCTCACCGGGGCCTCGCGCCAGGTGCCGCCACCGGAAATATCCCGCCTTCTCGACGGTCGTGTGGATCAACTCAGTGGTGGGCAATTCCAGATCCTGCAGATCTGGGCCTGCCTCGGTAGCGCGGCCGATGTGGTGCTGCTGGATGAGCCCACGAATAACCTGGATCCCGCCACGATGGATGCGCTGGTGAACCTCATCCGCAAGGATCAGGCAGGCCGCACACTCCTCGTGGTCAGCCATGAGGCATCGTTCATCGATGCCATCTGTTCCCGCGTTGTCTCGGTGAGTGTCTGA
- a CDS encoding heme ABC transporter ATP-binding protein, translating to MIASILHGRWRLTAGQASTTPSSGSSCTGIQVRDLRVERQGRTLVDRANLDLEPGTVHALVGPNGAGKSTLLSVLAGETLPSRGQVIWSGLPLEAWCPNALARCRGVLPQEAVVTFPLTAWEVAEMGRLPHRTPEQDTPIVRECLDRAGVLPLSGRDYRSLSGGERQRVQMARVMAQVYETGAQRPGVMLLDEPTSALDVRHQLRLMELLRTDAYRGRAILVVLHDLNLAAAYADRITILEGGTVVDSGAPRDVLVPPTIRRVWGVDCVVETDTATQCPWVRLRYGASKPHCELEPLP from the coding sequence ATGATCGCGTCGATCCTTCATGGGCGATGGCGCCTGACTGCGGGCCAGGCCTCGACCACGCCGTCTTCGGGGTCATCCTGTACCGGCATCCAGGTCCGGGATCTGCGGGTGGAACGCCAGGGCCGCACGCTGGTGGACAGGGCCAACCTGGATCTGGAACCGGGCACCGTCCATGCCCTGGTGGGCCCCAATGGGGCCGGCAAGAGCACACTGCTGTCGGTACTGGCGGGCGAGACGCTGCCCAGCCGAGGTCAGGTGATCTGGTCAGGCCTGCCCCTGGAAGCGTGGTGCCCCAACGCCCTGGCCCGCTGCCGTGGCGTACTGCCCCAGGAGGCGGTGGTCACCTTTCCGCTGACCGCCTGGGAAGTGGCGGAAATGGGCCGCCTGCCCCACCGAACCCCGGAACAGGACACCCCTATCGTGCGCGAATGCCTGGATCGGGCGGGGGTACTGCCGCTCTCCGGGCGGGACTATCGCAGCCTGTCCGGTGGTGAACGTCAACGGGTACAGATGGCACGGGTCATGGCGCAGGTCTATGAGACCGGCGCCCAGCGACCCGGGGTGATGCTGCTGGATGAGCCCACATCGGCCCTGGACGTGCGTCATCAACTGCGACTCATGGAACTGTTACGCACGGACGCGTATCGGGGGCGCGCCATTCTCGTGGTGCTTCATGACCTCAACCTGGCCGCCGCCTATGCCGACCGCATCACCATTCTTGAGGGTGGCACCGTGGTGGACAGTGGCGCCCCACGGGATGTCCTTGTGCCCCCCACCATCCGCCGGGTCTGGGGCGTCGACTGTGTGGTGGAAACCGACACCGCCACCCAGTGCCCCTGGGTGCGGTTGCGGTATGGCGCCTCCAAACCCCATTGCGAGCTGGAGCCTTTGCCATGA
- a CDS encoding hemin ABC transporter substrate-binding protein, producing the protein MHRRDMLRWLGGGALGVMCGPLAARPACAAHDMYVDGGLVAIGGGLTESIFALGAGQQVLGADTTSTYPEPANALPRVGYQHTLTPESILSLRPDVLIHDGSAGPSTTLERVAGAGVKLLTVSGEPSLNGFKIRVVTLGCWLRAEARAMEIIRSVEADLDSAREIQADLGRPPRLVLLMAHGQGNAVAAGRDTKADALARLCGGENVFQDYSGYRPVSREGVMARRPDALIISGEAAADFGGSLSQVPQYVGDTLFLLGFGPRLGEAVLDVSRFLNKRLAAHPLSVSRGYA; encoded by the coding sequence ATGCATCGTCGTGACATGCTGCGCTGGCTCGGGGGTGGCGCCCTGGGCGTGATGTGTGGGCCGCTGGCGGCCAGACCCGCCTGCGCCGCCCACGACATGTACGTGGATGGAGGCCTGGTGGCCATCGGCGGAGGCCTGACCGAATCCATCTTCGCCCTGGGTGCAGGCCAACAAGTACTGGGGGCGGACACCACCAGCACCTACCCGGAGCCCGCCAACGCCCTCCCCAGGGTGGGCTACCAGCACACGCTCACCCCGGAGAGCATCCTCTCCTTGCGGCCCGACGTCCTGATCCATGACGGTAGCGCCGGCCCGAGCACCACGCTGGAGCGTGTGGCCGGGGCAGGCGTCAAGCTGCTCACCGTGTCCGGGGAACCCAGCCTCAACGGCTTCAAGATCCGGGTGGTCACCCTGGGGTGCTGGCTGCGTGCCGAAGCCCGCGCCATGGAAATCATCCGCTCCGTGGAGGCAGATCTGGACAGTGCCCGGGAGATCCAGGCGGATCTGGGCCGCCCGCCCCGGCTGGTGTTGCTCATGGCCCATGGCCAGGGCAACGCGGTGGCGGCCGGGCGGGACACCAAGGCGGATGCCCTGGCACGTTTATGCGGCGGCGAGAACGTCTTTCAGGATTATTCCGGTTACCGACCGGTTTCCCGGGAAGGCGTCATGGCCCGTCGACCCGATGCCCTGATCATCTCGGGAGAAGCGGCGGCAGATTTCGGCGGATCGCTCTCCCAGGTGCCCCAGTATGTGGGCGACACCCTGTTCCTGCTGGGCTTTGGGCCCCGCCTGGGTGAGGCCGTTCTGGATGTGAGCCGCTTCCTGAACAAACGCCTCGCCGCTCATCCCCTGTCCGTGAGCCGTGGGTACGCATGA
- a CDS encoding iron ABC transporter permease, producing MSAVAPDCMRSGQTLQPEGSRSARARLVILALIPAVLLAAMLGLTTGAVAMSPWEVLRILTGQLEDPFLHEVIFNLRLPRVLVAMTVGAALAMSGVALQGLFRNPLADPGLIGVSAGAALGAVAVIVLGTTVLAPLVLPLGVLALPLAAFAGGLATTWLVYRLASRGGHTSVATLLLGGIAINAIAGAATGMLVYMADDQQLRTLTFWNMGSLAHAGWTLWAVSAGFVLLALAALPFIARALNGLMLGESVATHLGFPVHRIKTLVVITAALAVGASVAIAGIIGFVGLVVPHLLRLTIGPDHRYLLPASALGGALLLLLADALARVIVSPAELPIGLLTALLGGPFFLWLLMRQQGRLG from the coding sequence ATGAGCGCGGTGGCCCCGGACTGCATGCGCTCGGGCCAGACCCTGCAGCCTGAAGGCTCACGGTCCGCCCGGGCGCGCCTGGTGATCCTGGCCCTGATCCCCGCGGTCCTCCTCGCCGCCATGCTGGGGCTGACCACCGGCGCGGTGGCGATGAGTCCCTGGGAGGTGCTGCGCATCCTCACCGGGCAACTGGAGGATCCCTTTCTCCATGAAGTGATCTTCAATCTGCGCCTCCCAAGGGTTCTGGTGGCCATGACCGTGGGGGCCGCGCTCGCCATGAGCGGTGTGGCACTGCAGGGGTTGTTCCGCAACCCCCTGGCGGATCCCGGCCTGATTGGTGTTTCTGCGGGTGCCGCCCTGGGCGCCGTGGCGGTGATCGTGCTGGGCACCACGGTGCTGGCCCCCCTGGTCCTGCCCCTGGGGGTGCTGGCACTGCCCCTGGCGGCCTTTGCCGGCGGCCTGGCCACGACCTGGCTGGTCTATCGCCTGGCGAGTCGAGGCGGACATACCTCGGTGGCCACCCTGCTGCTGGGCGGCATTGCCATCAATGCCATTGCCGGCGCCGCCACCGGGATGCTGGTCTACATGGCCGATGATCAGCAACTGCGCACCCTGACCTTCTGGAACATGGGCTCCCTCGCCCATGCCGGGTGGACCTTGTGGGCGGTCAGTGCCGGCTTCGTGCTGCTGGCCCTGGCCGCCCTCCCCTTCATCGCCCGCGCCCTCAATGGCCTGATGCTCGGCGAATCCGTGGCGACTCACCTGGGCTTTCCCGTGCACCGCATCAAGACCCTGGTGGTGATCACCGCCGCGCTGGCGGTGGGGGCCTCGGTGGCCATCGCCGGCATCATCGGTTTTGTGGGGCTGGTGGTACCCCACCTGCTACGCCTGACCATTGGCCCGGATCACCGCTATCTGCTACCCGCCTCGGCCCTGGGCGGCGCCCTGTTGCTGCTGCTGGCCGATGCCCTGGCCCGGGTGATCGTTTCTCCAGCGGAATTGCCCATCGGGCTTTTGACCGCGCTGCTGGGCGGACCCTTCTTTTTGTGGTTGTTGATGCGTCAGCAAGGGAGGCTGGGATGA
- a CDS encoding glutamate synthase subunit beta, giving the protein MSENHPDGFLRHPRRPIGYREPASRVVDFHQIYRFQWDPAQLRTQGERCMDCGIPTCMAGCPIGNIIPDWNDLVSRGAWQEALARLHATNNFPEFTGYTCPAPCETACTLAINDDAVTIKDIERAIVDRGWEAGWIRPEPPSQRTGKQVAVVGSGPAGLAAAQQLNRAGHRVTVFERDDAIGGLMLYGIPDFKFAKHQVERRVQQLREEGIEFRCGVAVGEDVSIDELKARFDAVCLAIGARRPRDVPVPGRDLAGVSFGMDYLCAENRHQAGEPLDAAMNARGERVVVLGGGDTGADCVATAHRQGAQSVVQISINPPLPETRRPDNPWPQSPQVHQQTYALQEGGEEAFSLNVSAFLDQDQDGRVDALELERVEWQRDDQGRRTDKSVLEAGIVMPADRILIAIGSQGPEAAGLSDERLTLTSRHTLEADERKMTPVPGVFVAGDASRGQSLVVWAIGEGRDVARHIDLWLMGESRLPVSLQTAYPPLPPRGL; this is encoded by the coding sequence ATGTCCGAGAACCATCCTGATGGATTCCTGCGTCATCCCCGGCGGCCCATCGGCTATCGCGAGCCAGCCTCGCGGGTGGTGGATTTTCACCAGATCTATCGATTTCAGTGGGATCCGGCGCAGTTGCGCACCCAGGGAGAGCGCTGCATGGACTGCGGTATCCCCACCTGCATGGCGGGTTGCCCCATCGGCAATATCATCCCGGACTGGAATGATCTGGTGTCCCGGGGGGCCTGGCAGGAGGCGCTGGCACGCCTGCATGCCACCAACAATTTTCCCGAGTTCACCGGCTATACCTGCCCCGCGCCCTGCGAGACGGCCTGCACCCTGGCCATCAACGATGATGCGGTGACCATCAAGGACATCGAGCGGGCCATCGTTGACCGGGGCTGGGAGGCGGGCTGGATACGCCCCGAGCCCCCCTCCCAGCGCACCGGCAAGCAGGTGGCGGTGGTGGGCAGTGGTCCGGCCGGCCTGGCGGCGGCCCAGCAATTGAACCGTGCCGGACACCGGGTGACGGTGTTCGAGCGGGATGACGCTATCGGCGGCCTGATGCTCTATGGCATACCCGACTTCAAGTTCGCCAAGCACCAGGTGGAACGCCGGGTGCAGCAACTGCGCGAGGAGGGCATTGAGTTTCGCTGTGGCGTGGCCGTGGGTGAGGATGTGTCCATCGATGAACTCAAGGCACGGTTTGACGCCGTCTGCCTGGCCATCGGCGCCCGGCGCCCCCGCGATGTGCCGGTGCCGGGTCGGGACCTGGCGGGGGTATCGTTCGGTATGGATTACCTGTGTGCCGAAAACCGACACCAGGCCGGTGAACCCCTGGATGCAGCCATGAATGCCCGGGGCGAGCGCGTGGTGGTGCTGGGGGGTGGGGATACCGGGGCCGACTGCGTGGCCACCGCGCATCGGCAGGGGGCGCAGTCGGTGGTGCAGATCAGCATCAATCCCCCCTTGCCGGAGACGCGTCGACCGGATAACCCCTGGCCCCAGTCACCACAGGTCCATCAGCAGACCTATGCCCTGCAGGAGGGGGGAGAGGAGGCCTTCAGCCTCAACGTATCGGCCTTTCTCGACCAGGATCAGGACGGTCGGGTCGATGCCCTGGAACTGGAGCGGGTGGAATGGCAGCGGGATGATCAGGGGCGGCGTACTGACAAGAGCGTGCTTGAGGCCGGGATCGTCATGCCTGCTGACCGGATCCTGATCGCCATCGGCTCCCAGGGGCCCGAGGCCGCGGGCCTGAGCGATGAACGTCTGACGCTGACCTCCCGCCACACCCTGGAGGCGGATGAGCGCAAGATGACCCCGGTGCCCGGGGTTTTCGTGGCCGGCGATGCCAGTCGGGGGCAGTCCCTGGTGGTGTGGGCCATCGGGGAAGGGCGCGATGTGGCGCGCCACATCGACCTGTGGCTGATGGGTGAGTCGCGCCTGCCCGTAAGCCTGCAGACCGCGTATCCGCCGCTGCCGCCCAGGGGGCTTTAG
- a CDS encoding metal ABC transporter permease yields MLDLLFDPLFRLPFVTGLLLAPVAAIAGVYLRLREEWLAALAYAQVAAAGAVVAVVFHAPVMLGALAAAGLVATVKGLLANPGNHHFVVFILLGWGVALVAGSFSAHGEMVGQSLMDGQLYFTGKAHLLGALALLVLGMLCMSWLSQRLLMDRFFPDYFSANGIPAWRHRVAFDWLVVAIVAVATTTFGVMAAFALLFIPAWVAWGLAQGWRNVLIIAAALAVAAYVVAFVVAVAVDQPFGPVLVLTLCATALLRFARRGFKLASPSVASSPTAIPDPANRR; encoded by the coding sequence ATGCTGGATTTATTGTTTGACCCCCTGTTTCGATTGCCTTTTGTCACCGGCCTGTTGCTGGCGCCGGTGGCCGCCATTGCCGGCGTCTACCTGCGTCTGAGGGAGGAGTGGCTGGCGGCCCTGGCCTATGCCCAGGTGGCTGCCGCTGGCGCGGTGGTGGCGGTGGTCTTCCATGCCCCGGTGATGCTGGGTGCGCTGGCCGCGGCTGGTCTGGTGGCCACGGTCAAGGGGCTTTTGGCGAACCCGGGTAATCACCACTTCGTGGTGTTCATCCTGCTGGGCTGGGGGGTGGCCCTGGTGGCCGGTTCTTTCAGCGCTCATGGGGAAATGGTGGGTCAGTCCCTCATGGATGGGCAGCTGTACTTTACCGGCAAGGCCCATTTGCTGGGTGCCCTGGCGCTGCTGGTGTTGGGCATGCTGTGCATGTCCTGGCTGAGCCAGCGCCTGCTCATGGATCGTTTCTTTCCGGACTATTTCTCGGCCAACGGCATACCCGCCTGGCGGCACCGGGTGGCGTTCGACTGGCTGGTGGTGGCCATTGTGGCGGTGGCCACCACCACCTTCGGCGTGATGGCGGCGTTTGCGCTGCTGTTCATACCTGCCTGGGTGGCCTGGGGTCTGGCGCAGGGGTGGCGCAATGTACTCATCATCGCCGCCGCGCTGGCAGTGGCGGCCTATGTGGTGGCCTTCGTGGTAGCGGTTGCGGTGGATCAGCCCTTCGGACCCGTGCTGGTGCTGACCCTGTGTGCCACCGCCTTGCTCAGGTTTGCACGACGCGGGTTCAAGCTGGCGTCACCGTCTGTCGCCTCGTCCCCAACAGCCATCCCGGATCCCGCCAATCGCAGGTGA
- a CDS encoding HMA2 domain-containing protein: protein MNLIVSSIPGRLRIRHNALRQAATLKSMEDHLRDHPAVREMRGNPRAGSLVVQYDARHTAPADMEKAVLERAWHDLEAAEPPSDAARAKGSQATPERRSNLPRRKGPRPLRMRVNRVAKVVMLVTLGVSLAVAELRPRGWKHWHATTGWAFVVALAVHLYVYRRHLVR from the coding sequence ATGAACCTTATCGTCTCCTCAATACCCGGTCGTCTGCGCATTCGCCATAACGCCTTGCGTCAAGCCGCCACGCTAAAGTCCATGGAAGACCATCTGCGGGATCATCCTGCGGTTCGGGAGATGCGCGGCAACCCGCGGGCGGGCAGTCTGGTGGTTCAGTACGATGCCCGTCACACGGCTCCGGCGGACATGGAGAAGGCCGTCCTGGAGCGTGCCTGGCATGACTTGGAAGCGGCTGAGCCCCCCAGCGACGCAGCACGAGCGAAAGGCAGCCAGGCCACTCCCGAACGGCGCAGCAACCTGCCCCGACGCAAGGGGCCTCGGCCGCTGAGGATGCGTGTCAACCGGGTGGCCAAGGTGGTCATGCTGGTGACCCTGGGTGTCTCCCTGGCCGTGGCGGAATTAAGGCCACGGGGGTGGAAACACTGGCACGCCACCACCGGATGGGCTTTTGTGGTGGCCCTGGCGGTGCATCTTTATGTGTACCGCCGTCACCTGGTGAGATGA
- a CDS encoding coproporphyrinogen-III oxidase family protein yields the protein MITHPTRSSRTTPHDHRNTGHPPVHYEKRLRSHHDALTPLHGLSAGAVTLGEHLEGCEPSGAPRAIYVHIPFCRKLCHFCNMRRMKGAPDDTYTELLLRDMEALTRLPYVADGHYGAIYLGGGTPSTLSAAALERILAGLKQHFQLTDDVEITLESSVTELTEEKLQACMNSGVNRVSLGVQTFHDAGRSLLGRSGNGQWIAERIRRYRALGLDNLGMDLIYHYPEQTPEDLAADLHRIAELDLAGFSFYALMVSDKSRLAHQHPEWTTQTAESLHREWGLFRQIMEHSHHQGFQLLELTKLARPGRDRYRYVDLRYQGGDTLPLGAGAGGRLGGMMLMNPLAPEAYEQAVNHPGERQGLATRDPYPAFYRFIGGIQFGQVDMGHLPAVCRTPVAAVCAERVAQGLLTPVDGERMVLTIEGVFWGNNLAAELAATAMEAWQRR from the coding sequence ATGATCACCCATCCAACGAGATCTTCCCGAACTACACCCCACGACCACCGAAACACCGGACATCCCCCGGTCCATTACGAAAAACGTCTGAGGAGTCACCACGACGCCCTGACCCCTTTGCACGGACTCTCGGCGGGCGCCGTCACGTTGGGTGAGCATCTGGAAGGTTGCGAGCCCAGTGGGGCGCCGCGGGCCATTTACGTGCACATCCCCTTCTGCCGCAAGCTCTGCCATTTCTGCAACATGCGGCGCATGAAGGGCGCACCGGATGACACCTATACCGAACTCCTCCTGCGCGACATGGAAGCCCTGACCCGCCTGCCCTATGTGGCCGATGGGCACTACGGCGCCATCTATTTGGGTGGCGGCACCCCCAGCACGCTCAGCGCGGCGGCTCTTGAGCGGATCCTGGCGGGTTTGAAACAGCACTTCCAGCTCACCGATGATGTGGAAATCACCCTGGAGAGCAGCGTCACGGAACTCACCGAGGAGAAACTTCAGGCCTGCATGAACTCGGGCGTGAATCGGGTCAGCCTGGGTGTGCAGACTTTCCATGATGCCGGGCGCAGCCTGCTGGGCCGCAGCGGCAACGGCCAGTGGATCGCCGAGCGCATTCGCCGTTACCGTGCCCTGGGGCTGGACAACCTGGGGATGGACCTGATCTACCACTACCCGGAGCAGACACCCGAGGATCTGGCGGCCGATCTTCACAGGATTGCCGAGCTGGACCTGGCCGGCTTTTCCTTTTACGCACTCATGGTGAGCGACAAGAGTCGGCTGGCCCACCAGCATCCCGAATGGACGACACAGACGGCGGAGAGCCTGCATCGGGAATGGGGGCTTTTCAGGCAGATCATGGAGCACAGCCATCATCAGGGGTTCCAGTTGCTGGAACTGACCAAACTGGCGCGTCCCGGGCGGGACCGCTACCGCTATGTGGATCTGCGCTACCAGGGTGGCGACACGCTGCCCCTGGGGGCGGGTGCCGGTGGTCGGCTGGGCGGCATGATGCTGATGAACCCCCTGGCACCAGAAGCCTACGAACAGGCGGTGAATCACCCGGGGGAACGCCAGGGGCTGGCCACCCGAGACCCTTACCCGGCCTTTTACCGGTTTATCGGCGGCATCCAGTTCGGACAGGTGGATATGGGCCACCTGCCGGCCGTCTGCCGGACGCCGGTGGCCGCCGTATGCGCCGAGCGCGTGGCCCAGGGCCTGCTCACTCCGGTGGACGGCGAGCGCATGGTGCTTACCATCGAGGGTGTGTTCTGGGGCAACAACCTCGCCGCGGAATTGGCAGCCACCGCCATGGAGGCATGGCAGAGAAGATAG
- a CDS encoding metal ABC transporter substrate-binding protein has translation MYKWLIGLVLLVFTATAQAAVNVVATTPAMGMLAETVGGDAVSVRVLAPADRDAHYLQARPSMMAALRGADLVVAVGAELEVGWLPAAIRGANNPSIFPGRTGYFEAAAQVDLIGVGGPADRALGDVHPAGNPHVNMDPVRMAEVAHALAERLIRFDSANAEQFRANAEAFERKVEERLPAWRERVADVPGVVFFHEDADYLAKRLDVPVLGYVEPLPGIPPTARHLRDLVRDLEGREGVVIRATFHQERGPRFVAEQLDWPVYALPLDPEVGASADDYLDLMGQWVDAMAGKL, from the coding sequence ATGTATAAATGGTTGATTGGCCTGGTGTTGCTGGTGTTTACCGCCACAGCCCAGGCTGCTGTTAACGTCGTGGCCACCACGCCGGCCATGGGCATGCTGGCGGAGACCGTGGGCGGTGATGCCGTCTCGGTGCGCGTGCTGGCGCCGGCAGATCGTGATGCCCATTACCTGCAGGCCCGGCCCAGCATGATGGCGGCCCTGCGTGGCGCCGATCTCGTGGTCGCGGTAGGCGCCGAACTGGAGGTGGGCTGGTTGCCCGCCGCCATCCGCGGCGCCAACAACCCTTCGATTTTCCCCGGCCGCACCGGTTATTTCGAGGCCGCAGCCCAGGTGGATCTGATCGGTGTGGGTGGTCCCGCGGACCGTGCACTGGGTGATGTCCACCCGGCGGGGAACCCCCATGTGAACATGGACCCGGTGCGCATGGCCGAGGTGGCTCACGCCCTGGCCGAGCGTCTGATCCGCTTCGATTCCGCCAATGCCGAGCAGTTCCGCGCCAATGCCGAGGCCTTCGAGCGCAAGGTGGAAGAGCGACTGCCCGCCTGGCGGGAGCGGGTGGCCGACGTGCCGGGCGTGGTGTTCTTCCATGAAGACGCCGACTATCTGGCCAAGCGCCTGGACGTGCCCGTGCTGGGCTACGTGGAGCCGCTGCCGGGCATTCCGCCCACCGCCCGTCATCTGCGTGACCTGGTGCGTGACCTGGAAGGTCGGGAAGGCGTGGTGATTCGTGCCACCTTCCATCAGGAACGGGGCCCCCGTTTCGTCGCCGAGCAACTGGACTGGCCTGTCTATGCCCTGCCGCTGGATCCGGAAGTGGGAGCCAGCGCCGATGATTATCTTGATCTGATGGGGCAGTGGGTGGATGCCATGGCCGGTAAACTCTGA